Below is a genomic region from Gemmatimonadota bacterium.
GTCGGGGGAATCGTCGGGGAGTCCAAGGAGGCCGATGGTGCCTCCGAGACAGACATAAGCTCCCTGACGGAGACTTCGCGGTGAAGCGACGGGGCCACGCCGTGCTGGCCGGGGCGCTGGCCGCCGCGTTGGTTGCGGGAGGAGTGCGCGCGGACCTGGAAGAAGCCGAAGAAGCCTGGGCCGACGGCCGTACGGGCGACGCCGGGCAACTCCTTCGATCCGAACTCACGGCCTACCCGGAACTGGCGGAGACAGCCCGCGGCGCGGAGCTTCTCGCGCTGACCGAGGAAGATCCCGCCAAGGCACTGGCATTCTGGGATCTCGTGCTGAACGGGGATCCGGATCGCGCCACCGCCATCCGGGCTCGGCGGATGAAGGGGATTCACGCGTACTCCGCCGGGCTTTATGTGGCGGCGGCGGCCGAGTTTGCCCTTCTGGCCGGAGAACCCGCCGGGCTCGTCGATCGGGGTGAGGCGTTCCTGTGGAAGGGGCGCGCGCTGCTCGGAGCCAATGAAGCGGGGCGTGCCGCGGAGGCTTTCGAGCAGGCGGAGGACGCCGCGAGCCAACCGGCGGAAATGGCCTCTGCGCGCTTCGGGCGGGCGTTTGCCTCGTTTCATCTCGGCAACCTCGTGGAGGCGCAGCGGCGGTTTGATCGTTTTGAGGGGGACTATCCCCACGATCCGCGCGCCAGTGCGGCCGCGCGTCAGCGTGTGGAGTGCTTGCGTCTGCTTGGGCGGGAGAGAGATGCCCGGACGCTGGCCGCGGAGATCGAACGAAACTATCCCGCCTCGCCGGAGGCCACCATGATCCGAGGGGACCTGGCTCGACCGTTCGAGACGAAGCCCCCGGAGGATGAAGAGACGGGAGACCGCGCAGGCGTTCCCCATCAGGTTCAAGTGGCGGCGCTGGCGGATCCCCGCAATGTCGTGTCCTTGCGGCAGGCTCTCTTGGGACTGGGACTCGGCGAGGTCCGGGTCGAGCCGGGACAGGGGTCGCGAGGTCCGGTGCACCGCGTTTTCGTGGGCCCGTTCCCGAGCCGCGAAGATGCCCTGGCAGCCGCGGACTCCATCCGGATGCTGGGGGGGCTGGCCCCGACCGTGTCCCCGGCGGCACCGTGAGCAGCGCGCCTTCCCATCCGGTGCCGAAGACGGCGAGGCGGCCTTCGCCCACGGATCCGGGGCTGACCCCGCTCATGCGGCAGTACCTGGGCGCAAAAGAGGCCCACCCGGATTCCGTACTTCTGTTTCGGATGGGCGACTTCTGGGAGACCTTCTATGAAGACGCGGAGACCTTCTCACGCGTGCTGGGCATTGCGCTGACCACGCGGGGTACGGAGAAGGGCGAAGGCGTACCGCTGGCAGGAGTCCCGCTTCGGTCGTTGGAGGCATCCGTGTCCAGGCTGGTGACTGCCGGGCTTCGCGTCGCCGTGTGCGATCAGGTGGAGGACGCCGCCGAGGCCAAGGGGCTGGTTCGGCGCGAAGTCGTGGAAGTGGTGTCTGCGGGAACGGCCACCATGCCGGGCCTTCTGGAGGAATGTGAGAGTCGCTACCTGGCTGCGGTATTCCCGGACGCCGACGCGGGGCGGTATGGGGTGGCCCGGTGCGACCTCTCCACGGGCGAGTTCGCGGCGACCGAGGTGGCGGCGATCCGGCTTGCGGATGAGCTGGTGCGGATTGCCCCGTCGGAGATCCTGATGCCCGATGGACCCGGCGACGACATCCTCCGTGCGGCACTTCCCGGGGGAGTGCCGGTAGAGCGAGTTCCTCTGGGCGACTTCCCCTATCCGGAGGATGCGGTCCGCGTGGTGTCCGACGGACCGGGTTGCGCATCGGGCGAAGGAGGGGCGCGGTTCCATCCCCTGGCATGGACCGCGGCAGCGGGCCTCCTGGGGTATCTGGAGAGCCTGAAGAAGGCGGAGCGCTCCGAGCTGGCCGCGCTGGAACTGGACGAAGGGGAAGGCGTCCTTGTGCTGGACGAGATCAGCCTGCGAAACCTGGAGATCCTGCGCCCTCTTCAAGGGGATGGAACGGACGGGACGCTGCTGTCCGTGGTGGACCGGACGCGCACCCCCATGGGCGGGCGGCTTCTCCGGAAATGGCTCGCCCGCCCGCTTCTCTCGGTGGATGGCATTGCGGCGCGGCAGGGGGGCGTGTCGGCTTTCGTCTCCGATGGGGGCTTCCGGGATGCTGTGGCGGAAGTGCTGCGCGGAGTCGGCGATCTGGAACGACTGTCGATGCGCATCGCCGCCGGTCGAGGGCACGCGCGGGATCTGCGCGGGCTGTGCGATTCGCTGGCGGCCATGCCGCGCTTGCGCGAACTCCTTCAGGGCGCGGAGGCCGGGATCTTCGCGGATCTGGCGGCGCGCATCGGGGACTTTTCGCCGGAGGTGGATTCGATCGACGCCGCCATCGCGGAGGATCCGCCCTTGTCGCTGAAGGACGGCGGCCTCTTTCGGGACGGGTTCGACGCGGAACTGGATCGCGTGCGGTCGCTTCAGCGGGACGGGAAGGGGTGGATCGCGCAGTTGCAGTCGCGGGAGCGGGAGACCACCGGGATTGCCAAGCTGAAGATCGGATACAACCGAGTCTTCGGATACTACATTGAAGTGAGCAAGACGAATCGGGAGCTCGTGCCGGATCGGTACGAGCGGCGGCAGACGCTGGTGAATGCGGAGCGCTACATCACGCCGGAACTGAAGGAGCGGGAGGCCGAGATCCTCGGCGCGGAGGAGCGGGGTCGCGGGATGGAGTACGAGATGTTTCGCGAACTGCGCGAGCGCATTGCACGGTCCTGCCCGAGGATTCGCGAGTGCGCCCGGGGACTGGCCGCGGTGGACACGCTGCTGTCGTTTGCGGAAGTGGCGCGTCGCGGAAAGTGGATCTGCCCCTGCGTGGATGACTCGTCGCGAATCGAGATCCGCCAGGGCCGACATCCGGTGGTCGAACAGATGCTGCCCACCCAGTCCTTCGTGCCGAACGACAGTGTGCTGGACGGTGAGGCGGACGGGCGGCAGATACTCCTGATCACGGGGCCGAACATGGCGGGGAAGTCCACCTTTCTTCGACAGGTGGCACTCATCGTCATCCTCGCACAGACGGGCAGTTTCGTGCCGGCGGAGGCCGCGCAGATTGGCGTCGTGGACCGGGTGTTCACGCGGGTCGGAGCTTCGGATCATGTGGCTGCGGGACGCTCCACCTTCATGGTGGAGATGGTGGAGGTGTCACGGATTCTCTCGTCGGCGACTCCGCGAAGTCTCGTGTTGCTGGACGAGGTAGGCCGCGGGACTTCCACCTGGGACGGCCTGGCCATCGCGTGGGCGGTGACGGAGTTCCTTCATGACTCGGCAGAGCGGTGCGCGCGAACTCTCTTCGCAACGCACTACCACGAGCTGACGGAACTGGCGGAGCGCCTTCCCCGTGCACGGAATCTCCGTGTGACCGTTCACGAATGGAAGGAGGAGATCGTCTTCCTTCGCAAGGTGGTGGAAGGGGGAGCGGATCGGAGTTTCGGTATTCAGGTGGCGCGACTCGCGGGGCTTCCGGCGGAGATCACAACTCGTGCGCGGAGCATCCTGGGCGGACTGGAGGAGGGGACCTTCTTTGAGGGGCGCCAGCGGGATGCGGAGGCGCGGGGCAGTCAGCTGGACCTTTTCTCCAGCGCGGCGGCCGCCGTTCTTTCGGAACTGGCGACGCTCCACCCGGAGGAGCTGACTCCGATGGAGGCGCTGGCGGTCCTGGCGGAGTGGAAGC
It encodes:
- a CDS encoding SPOR domain-containing protein, giving the protein MKRRGHAVLAGALAAALVAGGVRADLEEAEEAWADGRTGDAGQLLRSELTAYPELAETARGAELLALTEEDPAKALAFWDLVLNGDPDRATAIRARRMKGIHAYSAGLYVAAAAEFALLAGEPAGLVDRGEAFLWKGRALLGANEAGRAAEAFEQAEDAASQPAEMASARFGRAFASFHLGNLVEAQRRFDRFEGDYPHDPRASAAARQRVECLRLLGRERDARTLAAEIERNYPASPEATMIRGDLARPFETKPPEDEETGDRAGVPHQVQVAALADPRNVVSLRQALLGLGLGEVRVEPGQGSRGPVHRVFVGPFPSREDALAAADSIRMLGGLAPTVSPAAP
- the mutS gene encoding DNA mismatch repair protein MutS — its product is MSSAPSHPVPKTARRPSPTDPGLTPLMRQYLGAKEAHPDSVLLFRMGDFWETFYEDAETFSRVLGIALTTRGTEKGEGVPLAGVPLRSLEASVSRLVTAGLRVAVCDQVEDAAEAKGLVRREVVEVVSAGTATMPGLLEECESRYLAAVFPDADAGRYGVARCDLSTGEFAATEVAAIRLADELVRIAPSEILMPDGPGDDILRAALPGGVPVERVPLGDFPYPEDAVRVVSDGPGCASGEGGARFHPLAWTAAAGLLGYLESLKKAERSELAALELDEGEGVLVLDEISLRNLEILRPLQGDGTDGTLLSVVDRTRTPMGGRLLRKWLARPLLSVDGIAARQGGVSAFVSDGGFRDAVAEVLRGVGDLERLSMRIAAGRGHARDLRGLCDSLAAMPRLRELLQGAEAGIFADLAARIGDFSPEVDSIDAAIAEDPPLSLKDGGLFRDGFDAELDRVRSLQRDGKGWIAQLQSRERETTGIAKLKIGYNRVFGYYIEVSKTNRELVPDRYERRQTLVNAERYITPELKEREAEILGAEERGRGMEYEMFRELRERIARSCPRIRECARGLAAVDTLLSFAEVARRGKWICPCVDDSSRIEIRQGRHPVVEQMLPTQSFVPNDSVLDGEADGRQILLITGPNMAGKSTFLRQVALIVILAQTGSFVPAEAAQIGVVDRVFTRVGASDHVAAGRSTFMVEMVEVSRILSSATPRSLVLLDEVGRGTSTWDGLAIAWAVTEFLHDSAERCARTLFATHYHELTELAERLPRARNLRVTVHEWKEEIVFLRKVVEGGADRSFGIQVARLAGLPAEITTRARSILGGLEEGTFFEGRQRDAEARGSQLDLFSSAAAAVLSELATLHPEELTPMEALAVLAEWKRRTTGNDSENTS